Proteins encoded by one window of Sediminicoccus rosea:
- a CDS encoding fatty acyl-AMP ligase translates to MTHATIADLLHHRALSQPEAPAILFLERGERPGGSDTYGTLDLAARRIAAQLLAMGLSGRAVLLACDTGLPFVRAFLGCLYAGTYPVPVPPLARRERGERLRHIIRDAAPAAMIVESRGRSLAQEATDLPILVVDEALPEIPALERPEAVAPQDIAFIQYTSGSTMAPRGIAVTHGNIMANQAMIQQAFGHDASTVVMSWLPLHHDMGLIGSILQPLYLGGRCILASPLAFLQRPVRWLRAISEYRATTSGAPNFAFDLCVRQIPEKELAGLDLSSWTLAFCGSEPVRPGTMQRFAARFAPAGFDPAALYPCYGMAEATLFISGGAPGQGARSVILPRSGFADVSAHADAAQPVTNCGAATAPGRVAILAPETARPLGENVVGEVCVAGPHVSPGLWAPDCAGRIRPHDGRMVMLDGTPYLRSGDMGMMIQGELHVVGRIKDMIIVRGANIYAEDIEHALLEQPEAADLVAAAAVAVERDEAEMLVLLCELSTGARAGLPVTIAETLRRRVAEAVGLMPGEMVLLPPRSLPRTTSGKIQRGRARAAWLDGQLAPSRWLPA, encoded by the coding sequence ATGACCCACGCGACCATCGCCGACCTGCTGCATCACCGCGCCCTCAGCCAGCCCGAGGCGCCGGCGATCCTGTTCCTCGAGCGCGGCGAGCGCCCGGGCGGCTCCGACACCTATGGCACGCTGGACCTGGCCGCGCGCCGCATCGCGGCGCAGCTTCTGGCGATGGGCCTCTCCGGCCGGGCGGTGCTGCTGGCCTGCGACACGGGGCTGCCCTTCGTGCGCGCCTTTCTCGGCTGCCTCTATGCCGGCACCTATCCGGTGCCGGTGCCGCCCCTGGCGCGGCGGGAGCGTGGCGAGCGCCTGCGGCACATCATCCGCGATGCCGCGCCGGCCGCGATGATCGTGGAGAGCCGGGGGCGCTCCCTGGCGCAGGAGGCGACCGACCTTCCCATCCTGGTCGTGGACGAGGCGCTGCCGGAGATTCCCGCGCTGGAGCGGCCCGAGGCCGTGGCGCCGCAGGATATCGCGTTCATCCAGTACACCTCGGGCTCGACCATGGCGCCGCGCGGCATCGCGGTCACGCATGGCAACATCATGGCCAACCAGGCGATGATCCAGCAGGCCTTCGGCCATGACGCGAGCACCGTCGTGATGAGCTGGCTGCCGCTCCATCATGACATGGGGCTGATCGGTTCCATCCTGCAGCCGCTCTACCTGGGCGGGCGCTGCATCCTGGCCTCGCCTCTCGCCTTCCTCCAGCGGCCCGTGCGGTGGCTCCGCGCGATCTCGGAATACCGCGCGACCACCAGCGGCGCGCCGAACTTCGCCTTCGACCTCTGCGTGCGGCAGATCCCGGAAAAGGAGCTGGCGGGGCTCGACCTCTCCTCCTGGACGCTCGCCTTCTGCGGCTCGGAGCCGGTGCGCCCGGGCACGATGCAGCGCTTCGCCGCCCGCTTCGCCCCCGCCGGCTTCGACCCGGCGGCGCTCTACCCCTGCTACGGCATGGCCGAGGCCACGCTGTTCATCAGCGGCGGCGCCCCGGGGCAGGGCGCGCGCAGCGTGATCCTGCCGCGCAGCGGTTTCGCCGATGTCTCTGCCCATGCCGACGCGGCCCAGCCGGTCACCAATTGCGGGGCAGCGACGGCGCCCGGGCGCGTGGCCATCCTCGCGCCCGAGACGGCGCGCCCGCTCGGCGAGAATGTCGTGGGCGAAGTCTGCGTGGCCGGGCCGCATGTCAGCCCCGGCCTCTGGGCGCCCGACTGCGCCGGGCGCATCCGCCCGCATGACGGCCGCATGGTGATGCTGGACGGCACGCCCTATCTGCGCTCGGGCGACATGGGGATGATGATCCAGGGCGAGCTGCATGTCGTCGGCCGCATCAAGGACATGATCATCGTGCGCGGCGCGAACATCTACGCGGAGGACATCGAGCACGCGCTGCTCGAGCAGCCCGAGGCGGCCGATCTCGTGGCCGCGGCGGCGGTCGCGGTCGAGCGCGACGAGGCGGAGATGCTGGTGCTGCTGTGCGAGCTTTCCACCGGGGCGCGGGCCGGCCTGCCCGTGACCATCGCCGAGACGCTCCGCCGGCGCGTCGCGGAAGCGGTCGGCCTGATGCCCGGCGAGATGGTGCTGCTTCCCCCGCGCAGCCTGCCGCGCACCACCAGCGGCAAGATCCAGCGCGGCAGGGCGCGCGCCGCCTGGCTCGATGGCCAGCTGGCGCCGTCCCGCTGGTTGCCGGCATGA
- a CDS encoding cytochrome P450, which produces MTAPFAPQPPDARPGPPVWCEAEQVWRLTRYADVSALLRKADAEVVEFQDRIAAIGRRAGRDYGSLVRLLSGILFFRNPPWQTEARAALRRALGAMAARISEAEIAPLVEDAVAGLLADAEGNVDVVAPLADRVPVLVMAHLLGLSEATVETLHLQGKGVVNAWQRAMPLRAYDALQQQAAGIDAALRQEIDRARADGGPLRMFLEAGEFVEDDETVGILFGIIMAGIETTSGLLASVLYAACLEPGAAEALRQGSFPERGFVEEVLRMAPPVRRPSARRLATAQQFGDIALPPGSLVGVDLMLAQRDPAAYEDPHRFDARRQRPTVLAFGSGIHACLGGHLATLEARLLLRSVLRRGVSPAPGAEIEWDPDPTFCRLLRFRLRLDHERKRPLHAE; this is translated from the coding sequence ATGACCGCGCCCTTCGCGCCGCAGCCCCCGGACGCGCGGCCCGGCCCGCCCGTCTGGTGCGAGGCGGAGCAGGTCTGGCGCCTGACGCGCTACGCCGATGTGAGCGCGCTCCTTCGCAAGGCCGACGCGGAGGTGGTCGAGTTCCAGGACCGGATCGCCGCGATCGGGCGCCGGGCGGGGCGCGACTATGGCAGCCTTGTCCGGCTGCTGTCGGGCATCCTGTTCTTCCGCAATCCGCCCTGGCAGACGGAGGCGCGCGCCGCGCTGCGCCGCGCCCTGGGCGCCATGGCCGCGCGCATCTCGGAGGCCGAGATCGCTCCCCTCGTCGAGGACGCTGTCGCCGGGCTGCTTGCCGATGCGGAGGGGAATGTCGATGTCGTCGCGCCCCTGGCGGACCGTGTTCCGGTCCTGGTCATGGCGCATCTCCTCGGCCTTTCCGAAGCGACGGTCGAGACGCTTCACCTGCAGGGCAAGGGCGTCGTCAATGCCTGGCAGAGGGCCATGCCGCTGCGGGCCTATGATGCCCTCCAGCAGCAGGCGGCCGGGATCGACGCGGCACTCCGGCAGGAGATCGACCGCGCCCGCGCGGATGGCGGCCCCCTGCGGATGTTCCTCGAGGCGGGGGAATTCGTGGAGGATGACGAGACCGTCGGCATCCTCTTCGGCATCATCATGGCGGGCATCGAGACCACGTCCGGCCTCCTGGCGAGCGTGCTCTACGCTGCCTGCCTCGAGCCGGGCGCCGCCGAGGCGCTGCGCCAGGGGAGTTTCCCGGAGCGCGGCTTCGTCGAGGAGGTGCTGCGCATGGCCCCGCCGGTCCGCCGTCCCTCCGCGCGGCGGCTTGCCACGGCGCAGCAGTTCGGCGACATCGCCTTGCCGCCCGGCAGCCTGGTCGGCGTGGACCTGATGCTGGCGCAGCGCGACCCCGCGGCCTACGAGGACCCGCACCGGTTCGATGCCCGGCGCCAGCGGCCCACCGTGCTGGCGTTCGGCAGCGGAATCCATGCCTGCCTGGGCGGCCACCTCGCCACGCTGGAGGCCCGCCTCCTGCTCCGTTCCGTCCTGCGCCGCGGCGTCAGCCCCGCCCCCGGCGCCGAGATCGAATGGGACCCGGATCCCACCTTCTGCCGCCTGCTGCGGTTCAGGCTCCGCCTCGATCATGAAAGAAAGCGCCCGCTCCATGCTGAATGA
- a CDS encoding acyl carrier protein, whose amino-acid sequence MLNDQPPARDAVQTWMVQYIASVIDVAPDDVVLDRDFREIGMDSAEVVIMTGVLEEEFALEVRAELPFEHPTIAAFIDALAEKGLVAA is encoded by the coding sequence ATGCTGAATGACCAGCCGCCCGCCCGTGACGCCGTCCAGACCTGGATGGTCCAGTACATCGCCTCCGTCATCGACGTGGCGCCCGATGACGTCGTGCTCGATCGGGATTTCCGCGAGATCGGCATGGACTCGGCCGAGGTGGTCATCATGACGGGCGTCCTCGAGGAGGAGTTCGCGCTCGAGGTGCGGGCCGAACTGCCCTTCGAGCACCCGACCATCGCCGCCTTCATCGACGCCCTGGCCGAGAAGGGCCTGGTGGCTGCATGA
- a CDS encoding glycosyltransferase family 2 protein, which yields MSGGPRPSVSLVIAAYAMQRELPRTLRSLSTAYQRDPPAARWELIVIDNGSPEPLAEPKGWADPAVTLRLVRLEGEASLAAALNHGLGLAQGELVGVWIDGARMASPGLLGACARAAALHPRPVIATRNYHLGHGLQHSEGMRGYDQQAEDALLASIGWPDGAERLVEISTPEQADPGGALIETNALFMTRALWGELGGFDTRFAGPGGGAVNADMFLRACAAPGTQLIRILGEGTFHQFHGGVTTGAGQERAAWLLKMGSKQYFRLRGRPLRAVRDLGWLYDSRRGLVHPPAMQEAADDRAG from the coding sequence ATGAGCGGAGGGCCGCGCCCCTCCGTCAGCCTCGTCATCGCGGCCTATGCGATGCAGCGCGAACTCCCGCGCACCCTCCGCTCGCTCTCGACCGCCTACCAGCGCGACCCGCCTGCCGCGCGCTGGGAGCTGATCGTCATCGACAACGGATCGCCGGAGCCGCTGGCGGAGCCCAAGGGCTGGGCGGATCCCGCGGTCACCCTCCGGCTGGTCCGCCTGGAGGGGGAGGCCAGCCTGGCCGCCGCGCTGAACCATGGGCTCGGCCTAGCGCAGGGCGAGCTGGTCGGTGTCTGGATCGACGGTGCCCGCATGGCCTCGCCCGGGCTGCTGGGCGCCTGCGCCCGCGCCGCCGCGCTGCATCCGCGGCCGGTGATCGCCACGCGGAACTATCACCTGGGCCACGGCCTCCAGCACAGCGAGGGCATGCGCGGCTACGACCAGCAGGCCGAGGATGCGCTGCTCGCCTCCATCGGCTGGCCGGACGGCGCCGAGCGCCTGGTCGAGATCTCGACGCCCGAGCAGGCGGACCCCGGCGGCGCGCTCATCGAGACCAACGCCCTGTTCATGACGCGCGCCCTCTGGGGCGAGCTGGGCGGCTTCGACACCCGCTTCGCCGGGCCGGGCGGCGGCGCGGTCAATGCCGACATGTTCCTCCGGGCCTGCGCCGCGCCGGGCACCCAGCTCATCCGCATCCTGGGGGAGGGGACCTTCCACCAGTTCCATGGCGGGGTCACGACCGGCGCCGGGCAGGAGAGGGCCGCCTGGCTGCTCAAGATGGGCAGCAAGCAGTATTTCCGCCTCCGCGGCCGGCCGCTGCGCGCGGTGCGCGACCTCGGCTGGCTCTATGATTCGCGGCGGGGGCTGGTTCATCCCCCGGCCATGCAGGAGGCGGCCGATGACCGAGCAGGCTGA
- a CDS encoding glycosyltransferase family A protein, producing MTEQAEIGIVVISYNMARELPRTLMSLSPGYQANCPPGRCEVVVIDNGSAEPPRAEQFADLGLRLSVHRQPDAGPSPAAAVNLGLSLLSAPLIGVWIDGARLASPGLIDACARAARLHPRPVVATVNYHLGPSEQYLSMQSGYDQQEEDRLLARIGWPGGASRLGEISTQVWHGGRDGPMLESNALFLPRALWTELGGYDEAFTGPGGGAVNIDTFTRACEAPGTQLIVVEDEGTYHQFHGGTISNGPGHAIEATKRLAAEYYRLRRRPLRPVKVPRWCFDPSSGAVDKGREDQ from the coding sequence ATGACCGAGCAGGCTGAGATCGGGATCGTCGTGATCAGCTACAACATGGCGCGGGAACTGCCACGCACCCTGATGTCGCTCTCGCCCGGCTACCAGGCGAACTGCCCGCCCGGGCGCTGCGAGGTGGTCGTCATCGACAACGGCTCGGCCGAGCCGCCGCGGGCGGAGCAGTTCGCGGACCTCGGGCTGCGCCTCTCGGTCCATCGCCAGCCCGATGCGGGCCCGTCGCCGGCCGCGGCGGTGAATCTGGGCCTCTCCCTGCTCTCGGCGCCGCTCATCGGCGTCTGGATCGACGGGGCGCGGCTTGCCTCGCCCGGGCTGATCGATGCCTGCGCGCGCGCCGCCCGGCTGCACCCGCGGCCCGTGGTCGCGACGGTCAATTATCATCTCGGCCCGTCGGAACAGTATCTCAGCATGCAGTCCGGCTATGACCAGCAGGAGGAGGATCGCCTCCTGGCCCGGATCGGCTGGCCCGGGGGCGCGTCGCGGCTCGGGGAGATCTCCACGCAGGTCTGGCACGGCGGACGCGACGGCCCGATGCTGGAGAGCAATGCCCTGTTCCTCCCCCGCGCGCTCTGGACCGAGCTTGGTGGCTATGACGAGGCCTTCACCGGCCCCGGCGGCGGGGCGGTGAACATCGACACCTTCACGCGCGCCTGCGAGGCGCCCGGGACGCAGTTGATCGTGGTGGAGGATGAGGGCACCTATCACCAGTTCCACGGCGGGACGATCAGCAACGGCCCCGGCCATGCGATCGAGGCGACAAAGCGCCTGGCCGCGGAATACTATCGGCTGCGCCGCCGGCCGCTGCGGCCGGTCAAGGTGCCACGCTGGTGCTTCGATCCGTCTTCCGGCGCGGTGGACAAGGGCAGGGAAGACCAATGA
- a CDS encoding class I SAM-dependent methyltransferase — MTTATQTHEPTWERLPAPYPDLVIAPDEPFPALAHLSLRLKTYRHLLATRVAGPAGRSLLDLGAGPGHFARIASRQGFAVTAVDAREPWTLTGQTSARQIREYDFVQMDLRKFDRLRDFDVIAMIGVIYHLPLEDQLGLLAACRGKVVIIDTEIYDPSAIAADRQHRFTRRTTAEGYAGADCLERGEVYSSHLNPSSFWFEEESFARAIADLGFPRVTVLDPPYRSAFGPRRWYVLDG; from the coding sequence ATGACGACAGCAACGCAGACCCATGAACCGACCTGGGAGCGGCTGCCGGCGCCCTACCCCGATCTCGTCATCGCGCCGGACGAGCCCTTTCCGGCGCTCGCGCATCTCTCCCTGCGCCTGAAGACCTATCGCCACCTCCTCGCGACGCGCGTGGCCGGGCCGGCCGGGCGCAGCCTGCTCGATCTCGGCGCCGGCCCGGGGCATTTCGCCCGGATCGCCAGCCGCCAGGGCTTCGCCGTCACCGCCGTTGACGCGCGCGAGCCCTGGACGCTGACGGGGCAGACCTCCGCGCGCCAGATCCGCGAGTATGACTTCGTCCAGATGGATCTGCGGAAGTTCGACCGGCTGCGGGATTTCGACGTGATCGCCATGATCGGCGTCATCTACCACCTGCCGCTGGAGGATCAGCTGGGCCTCCTGGCGGCCTGCCGGGGCAAGGTCGTCATCATCGACACCGAGATCTACGACCCGTCCGCCATCGCCGCCGACCGGCAGCACCGCTTCACGCGCCGCACGACGGCCGAGGGCTATGCGGGCGCGGATTGCCTCGAACGCGGCGAGGTCTATTCCTCCCACCTCAATCCATCGAGCTTCTGGTTCGAGGAGGAGAGCTTCGCGCGGGCGATCGCCGATCTGGGCTTCCCCCGCGTGACCGTCCTCGACCCGCCCTACCGCTCCGCCTTCGGGCCGCGCCGCTGGTATGTGCTGGATGGCTAG
- a CDS encoding polysaccharide pyruvyl transferase family protein: MASRPSVFLTGTFDVSNYGDLLFPLVAAARLAAAGVDVVPVAPTANQPAFSDAMAPVAAARMLGDASLAPCGVLVGGGYILMAQPASGMRSYEQAGVAREAYPSLWIGAALAAAIRDIPLVLNAPGAPFPFASGRRDDFAVPALRAADYLSVRDAQSARMFAPAALDWSIVPDTVLDLPRVWSAEELAGLHAGRLAHWGLPSGTPTLAIHVRARALGDPAELAARIDALALRHGLFPLLMILGSELGDRPTARRISAGMTCAHRIVDDAGSLRELAAHLASSVAYVGSSFHGYVTASAYGKPAVSVAIPAHGKYRGLLDQLSRPGDLARDWQEGFARAEAHLARPRPSLLPPGIGEALDRHWATITAALNDASAGRARRMDFLRSYLRGGARHLTAPWVVAPHLSRRQ; this comes from the coding sequence ATGGCTAGCCGGCCGAGCGTCTTCCTGACAGGAACCTTCGACGTCTCCAACTACGGGGACCTGCTCTTCCCGCTGGTGGCGGCGGCCCGCCTCGCGGCGGCCGGTGTGGATGTCGTGCCCGTCGCGCCCACCGCGAACCAGCCGGCCTTCAGCGACGCCATGGCCCCGGTGGCGGCCGCGCGGATGCTCGGCGATGCCTCGCTCGCGCCATGCGGCGTTCTGGTGGGCGGCGGCTACATCCTGATGGCGCAGCCGGCCAGCGGCATGCGGAGCTACGAGCAGGCGGGCGTCGCGCGCGAGGCCTATCCGTCGCTGTGGATCGGCGCGGCCCTCGCCGCCGCGATCCGTGACATCCCGCTGGTGCTGAACGCGCCGGGCGCGCCGTTTCCCTTCGCATCGGGCCGGCGGGATGATTTCGCCGTCCCTGCGCTGCGTGCCGCCGACTACCTCAGCGTGCGGGACGCCCAGAGTGCCCGGATGTTCGCGCCCGCCGCACTCGATTGGTCCATCGTGCCCGATACCGTCCTCGACCTGCCGCGGGTCTGGTCGGCCGAGGAACTGGCCGGGCTGCATGCCGGCCGGCTTGCGCATTGGGGCCTTCCGTCCGGCACGCCCACCCTCGCGATCCATGTGCGGGCGCGCGCCCTCGGCGACCCCGCCGAACTCGCCGCGCGGATTGACGCGCTGGCCCTTCGGCACGGCCTGTTTCCCCTGCTGATGATCCTCGGCTCCGAACTGGGGGACCGCCCGACGGCGCGGCGAATCTCCGCCGGCATGACCTGCGCCCACCGGATCGTGGATGACGCGGGCAGCCTGCGCGAGCTGGCGGCCCATCTCGCCAGCTCGGTGGCCTATGTGGGCAGCTCATTCCACGGCTATGTCACGGCGAGCGCCTACGGGAAGCCGGCCGTCTCGGTCGCCATTCCGGCGCATGGCAAATACCGTGGGTTGCTGGACCAGCTGAGCCGGCCAGGCGATCTCGCCCGGGACTGGCAGGAGGGCTTCGCGCGCGCGGAGGCGCATCTGGCCCGCCCGCGACCATCGCTTCTGCCGCCCGGGATCGGCGAGGCCCTGGACCGGCACTGGGCCACGATCACCGCGGCGCTGAACGACGCTTCCGCGGGCCGTGCCCGGCGGATGGACTTCCTGCGGAGCTATCTGCGCGGCGGCGCCCGCCACCTGACCGCGCCGTGGGTGGTGGCTCCGCATCTCTCCCGCCGGCAGTGA
- a CDS encoding tyrosine-type recombinase/integrase: MADISAKALKARLAALAENPPGKVVRIMAGGGLHLLVKPSHEAGAGVWVLRVTVAGKRRDMSLGAFPLVGLADARVAAEDARRLAAKGADPIADRAEKKAAAAPAITTTFKAAAEALHRAKAPEWKNPKHGAQWLATLKAHVFPKIGARPVAKVDTDDVLRVLQPIWTKTPETASRVRGRIEAVLNYAAATGSRPRGPNPATWRGHLSEALGAPSKLKAVVRREKGKGENHPSLPWQDMPAFMEALDTRKGMAALALHFSILTGARTGEVRGMTWGELDLQASLWVVPAARMKAGRVHFVPLSPAALAVLDEVKKLAAGRDSLVFPGQRKGKALSDMTLSMLVRGMATDGLAEGELPRWRDPEGRVVVPHGFRATFKAWSLAQGWADHLSEKALAHTDKDKVRAAYAREPLTEERRPMMDAWAGWCGKSAPAAVASLAAAKAKRQASA; this comes from the coding sequence ATGGCGGACATATCAGCGAAGGCGTTGAAGGCGAGGCTCGCAGCCCTGGCAGAGAACCCGCCCGGCAAGGTGGTCAGGATCATGGCTGGCGGGGGCCTGCATCTGCTGGTGAAGCCCTCCCATGAGGCCGGCGCCGGGGTGTGGGTGCTGCGCGTCACGGTGGCCGGCAAGCGCCGCGATATGAGCCTGGGGGCCTTCCCCTTGGTGGGGCTGGCAGATGCCCGCGTGGCCGCAGAGGATGCGCGCCGGCTGGCAGCCAAGGGGGCGGACCCCATTGCCGACCGTGCCGAGAAGAAGGCCGCTGCTGCCCCTGCCATCACAACCACCTTCAAGGCAGCCGCCGAGGCCCTGCACCGCGCCAAGGCCCCCGAGTGGAAGAATCCCAAGCATGGCGCCCAATGGCTCGCCACGTTGAAGGCCCATGTGTTCCCCAAGATCGGCGCGCGGCCTGTCGCCAAGGTGGATACGGATGATGTGCTGCGTGTGCTGCAACCCATCTGGACGAAGACACCTGAGACTGCCTCTCGCGTGCGGGGGCGTATCGAGGCGGTGCTGAACTACGCTGCCGCGACGGGAAGCCGCCCGCGTGGCCCGAACCCGGCGACATGGCGGGGGCATCTGTCGGAAGCCCTGGGCGCCCCGTCCAAGCTGAAAGCGGTGGTCAGGCGGGAGAAGGGGAAGGGGGAGAACCATCCCTCTCTCCCCTGGCAAGACATGCCGGCCTTCATGGAGGCCCTGGACACTCGCAAGGGCATGGCTGCCCTGGCGCTGCACTTCTCCATCCTGACCGGCGCCCGCACGGGCGAGGTGCGAGGCATGACCTGGGGAGAGCTGGATCTTCAAGCCTCCCTGTGGGTAGTCCCTGCTGCGCGCATGAAGGCGGGTAGGGTGCATTTCGTCCCTCTGTCCCCTGCCGCGCTGGCGGTGCTGGACGAAGTGAAGAAGCTCGCCGCTGGCCGGGATAGCCTGGTGTTCCCCGGCCAGCGCAAGGGCAAGGCCCTCAGTGACATGACCCTCTCCATGCTGGTCAGGGGCATGGCAACGGATGGGCTGGCCGAGGGCGAGCTTCCCCGCTGGCGTGATCCTGAGGGGCGGGTGGTGGTGCCGCATGGGTTCCGCGCGACGTTCAAGGCGTGGTCCCTGGCCCAAGGCTGGGCGGACCATCTGAGCGAGAAGGCCCTTGCCCATACCGACAAGGACAAGGTGCGGGCTGCCTATGCGCGCGAGCCTCTGACAGAGGAACGGCGCCCGATGATGGACGCATGGGCCGGGTGGTGTGGAAAGTCCGCACCGGCTGCCGTGGCCTCCCTGGCGGCTGCGAAGGCAAAGCGGCAGGCTTCGGCCTGA